One Paenibacillus riograndensis SBR5 DNA segment encodes these proteins:
- a CDS encoding low temperature requirement protein A: protein MTVKKVTWLELFYDLLYVAAVSKASHVLLHVEDETLSLETLGKFVLIFIPIWWAWVGQTLFVNRYGQDIVSHRIFLIIQLFFVLIMTASLSVDFDQTYYSFLTGYLGLRAMTAVQYHYVRSKENGHLRATAHYLGSRFWIGLVISACSLFFDSWVRYAVLYAGIAVDIILPLAGRKILVRTPANTHHLLERFSLFALILLGESVVSILAVLQSSTWTLQSVGFAGLTFVLIIAMWWQYYDNLEKKVDKNVHTAGQTIIYGHLFIFLSLCMLAASIQLLFLNKLHYELMVNLLFGSVLLYFASTTLVFHVYRHKQQRLGIVHLAVLTAVLVCFYILDMAVHVPNVLIMGEMALFFAVYARITS, encoded by the coding sequence ATGACTGTAAAAAAAGTAACCTGGCTGGAGCTCTTCTATGATCTGCTGTATGTTGCCGCCGTATCCAAAGCCAGCCATGTGCTGCTGCATGTAGAGGACGAAACCCTTTCGCTTGAAACGCTGGGCAAATTCGTGCTGATTTTTATCCCGATCTGGTGGGCTTGGGTGGGCCAGACGCTGTTTGTCAACCGGTATGGGCAGGACATTGTCTCTCACCGGATTTTTCTGATTATTCAATTGTTTTTTGTGCTGATTATGACGGCAAGCCTGTCCGTGGATTTCGATCAGACCTATTATTCGTTTCTGACAGGCTACCTCGGGCTGCGGGCGATGACTGCGGTACAATATCATTACGTACGTTCCAAGGAAAACGGGCATCTTAGAGCCACCGCTCATTATTTAGGCAGCCGCTTTTGGATCGGACTGGTGATATCCGCCTGTTCCCTGTTCTTTGATTCCTGGGTCCGTTATGCTGTGCTGTACGCCGGAATTGCCGTCGACATCATCCTGCCGCTGGCGGGCCGAAAAATTCTGGTCCGGACACCCGCCAATACTCACCATCTGCTGGAGCGTTTCTCCCTGTTTGCCTTGATTCTCCTGGGGGAGTCCGTTGTGAGCATTCTTGCCGTGCTGCAATCCAGCACCTGGACCCTGCAGTCAGTAGGCTTCGCGGGCCTGACCTTCGTGCTGATTATAGCCATGTGGTGGCAGTATTACGATAATCTGGAGAAAAAGGTGGATAAAAATGTTCATACAGCCGGGCAGACGATCATTTATGGACATCTGTTCATCTTCCTGTCGCTGTGCATGCTGGCCGCTTCTATCCAGCTGCTGTTCCTGAACAAGCTTCATTATGAGCTGATGGTGAATCTGCTTTTCGGCTCCGTGCTGCTCTACTTTGCCTCGACAACACTGGTCTTCCACGTGTACCGGCATAAGCAGCAGCGGCTGGGAATCGTTCATCTGGCGGTGCTTACAGCGGTCCTGGTCTGCTTTTACATTCTGGACATGGCAGTTCACGTGCCGAATGTGCTGATCATGGGTGAAATGGCGCTATTCTTTGCCGTGTATGCCCGGATCACAAGCTAA
- a CDS encoding YkvA family protein, with protein sequence MEKDRDQLPAEIAVENFKYSEKNEQLVKKSFWSKTRKFAGKIPFTKDAVAMYYCAIDAKTPLWAKGIAFGALAYFISPIDAIPDALIGLGLTDDAAIIAAGVRAIAGQVTEEHRQKSEEFFEKE encoded by the coding sequence ATGGAGAAGGACAGGGATCAGCTGCCGGCGGAAATCGCCGTGGAGAATTTCAAATACAGCGAGAAGAACGAGCAGCTGGTAAAAAAGAGCTTTTGGAGCAAAACCCGGAAGTTTGCCGGAAAAATCCCGTTTACCAAAGATGCTGTGGCGATGTATTACTGCGCCATAGATGCCAAAACCCCTTTGTGGGCCAAAGGCATTGCCTTCGGGGCATTGGCTTATTTCATTTCCCCCATTGACGCGATCCCAGATGCGCTGATCGGCCTGGGCCTCACCGATGACGCAGCAATTATTGCCGCAGGTGTAAGGGCGATTGCCGGCCAGGTAACGGAGGAGCACCGGCAGAAGTCAGAGGAATTTTTTGAGAAGGAATAA
- a CDS encoding winged helix-turn-helix transcriptional regulator, protein MRDRKGGFGNSPGCDQAACPVEFTLDVIGGKWKGVLLYHMMEEKKRFSEFRRICPGITQRMLTLQLRELEEDGVVHREVYQQVPPKVEYSLTEFGRTLIPIIRLMRDWGVEYQTKQHSVESSPVETL, encoded by the coding sequence ATGCGCGACCGTAAAGGCGGCTTCGGTAATTCTCCGGGCTGCGACCAGGCAGCCTGCCCTGTGGAGTTCACCCTTGATGTGATCGGCGGCAAGTGGAAAGGCGTGCTGCTGTACCACATGATGGAGGAAAAGAAACGGTTCAGCGAATTCCGCCGGATCTGTCCCGGAATCACCCAGCGGATGCTGACCCTGCAGCTCCGGGAGCTGGAAGAGGATGGTGTTGTTCACCGCGAGGTCTATCAGCAGGTTCCGCCGAAGGTCGAATACTCCCTGACCGAGTTCGGCCGGACCCTCATCCCCATCATCCGGCTGATGAGGGATTGGGGCGTAGAATACCAGACCAAACAGCATTCCGTAGAAAGCTCTCCGGTAGAGACTCTATGA
- a CDS encoding NAD(P)H-dependent oxidoreductase, whose protein sequence is MEFNAAAKKEIIAAYEFRHATKEFDSSRKISGEDFQFILETGRLSPSSFGFEPWKFVVVQNPEIREKLRQFAWGAQKQLPTASHFVLILSRLPKDLAAGSDYIQGIMKDVQNLPPEVAEGKRKMYNTFLTTDFGLTGNDRALFEWGARQTYLALGNMMTAAAQIGIDSCPIEGFDKPKIEEILAAEGIMDPEHFGIACMVAFGYRLNEPRGKTRRSAEQVVQWV, encoded by the coding sequence ATGGAATTTAATGCAGCAGCCAAAAAGGAAATTATCGCGGCCTATGAATTCAGACATGCTACGAAAGAATTCGACAGCAGCCGGAAGATCAGCGGAGAAGACTTTCAGTTCATCCTGGAAACCGGAAGACTCTCACCCAGCTCATTCGGCTTCGAGCCTTGGAAGTTTGTGGTGGTACAGAATCCGGAGATCCGGGAGAAGCTGCGCCAGTTTGCCTGGGGCGCCCAGAAGCAGCTTCCGACCGCCAGCCACTTCGTGCTGATTCTCTCCAGACTGCCCAAAGATCTGGCTGCCGGATCAGATTATATCCAGGGAATCATGAAGGATGTGCAGAACCTGCCTCCGGAAGTTGCTGAAGGAAAACGCAAGATGTATAACACCTTCCTGACAACCGATTTCGGATTGACAGGCAATGACCGTGCCCTGTTCGAGTGGGGCGCCCGCCAGACTTATCTGGCCCTTGGCAATATGATGACGGCCGCCGCCCAGATCGGCATTGATTCCTGCCCGATTGAAGGCTTCGACAAGCCGAAAATCGAAGAGATTCTGGCAGCTGAGGGCATTATGGATCCGGAGCATTTCGGAATCGCCTGCATGGTGGCTTTTGGCTACCGCCTGAATGAGCCGCGCGGTAAAACCCGGCGCAGCGCAGAGCAGGTCGTTCAGTGGGTATAA
- a CDS encoding CidA/LrgA family protein translates to MKIIRIIAQVAVLYLFFLAGDYLQKQLHLPVPGSIVGLLLLFILLLFKIVPVKLIEDGSLFILAYLPMFFIPATAGIMNHLDIFSGRGLMMIGILVASSVLTMVVTAHATEWITVLRTGSRSRSKITVAREKGSEA, encoded by the coding sequence ATGAAAATCATTCGTATTATTGCCCAGGTAGCTGTACTGTACCTGTTTTTTCTCGCCGGGGATTATTTGCAGAAGCAGCTGCATCTTCCGGTTCCGGGCAGCATTGTCGGACTGTTGCTTTTGTTTATTTTACTGCTGTTCAAGATCGTGCCTGTGAAGCTGATTGAGGACGGCTCATTATTCATTCTGGCCTATCTGCCCATGTTCTTCATTCCGGCAACGGCCGGAATTATGAATCACCTGGATATTTTCAGCGGCCGGGGGCTGATGATGATTGGCATCCTGGTTGCCAGCAGTGTGCTGACGATGGTTGTGACGGCACATGCCACCGAGTGGATCACAGTCCTCAGGACTGGCAGCAGAAGCCGCTCTAAAATAACGGTTGCCCGCGAGAAGGGGAGCGAAGCATGA
- a CDS encoding LrgB family protein encodes MNILLAAGFVLMNVGIYLFMAMLYKRFRLPVLLPALTATFTVVVLLLGFDISYDTYMIGGEWINRLLGPAVVSLAYPLYKQRHVLWQNLPAILGGTVIGLLVGMFSGMLLAAGLGFSKLYVLSILPKSITTAVAIQISSSLGGDSSLTSVFVMIAGFTGAIGGPYIIRLFRIRSESGIGIGLGTASHALGTAKALEYGEQSVSMSSVAMTVCAIVGSIVGPIVSWIMYH; translated from the coding sequence ATGAATATTCTGCTTGCCGCCGGCTTCGTCCTGATGAATGTTGGTATTTATCTGTTCATGGCCATGCTGTACAAAAGATTTCGTCTACCTGTGCTTCTGCCGGCGCTCACCGCAACTTTTACCGTGGTGGTTCTTCTGCTTGGCTTCGATATTTCCTATGACACTTATATGATCGGCGGGGAATGGATCAACCGCCTGCTCGGACCGGCTGTGGTATCCCTCGCTTACCCGCTGTATAAGCAGCGCCATGTGCTGTGGCAGAACCTCCCGGCCATACTTGGCGGTACGGTTATCGGGCTGCTGGTCGGCATGTTCAGCGGGATGCTGCTGGCGGCCGGCCTTGGTTTTTCCAAGCTGTATGTGCTCTCAATCTTGCCCAAATCCATTACGACCGCAGTAGCGATCCAGATTTCCAGCAGTCTTGGCGGGGACTCTTCCTTAACCTCCGTCTTCGTCATGATCGCCGGGTTTACCGGAGCCATTGGCGGGCCTTATATCATCAGACTGTTCAGAATCCGCAGCGAATCCGGCATTGGCATCGGCCTGGGGACCGCTTCCCACGCTCTGGGCACAGCCAAAGCGCTGGAGTACGGAGAACAGTCGGTGTCCATGAGTTCTGTGGCTATGACGGTCTGTGCGATTGTAGGTTCGATAGTAGGTCCAATCGTGTCATGGATCATGTATCATTAG
- the arfA gene encoding arabinosylfuranosidase ArfA encodes MTIKASMIVDKDFKLAEVDPRLYGSFIEHLGRAVYGGIYEPGHATADENGFRQDVLNAVRALNVPIIRYPGGNFVSGYNWEDGVGPKAERKQTLELAWWTTETNHVGTNEFAEWAKLAGSEVMMAVNLGTRGIDAARNLVEYCNHPSGSYWSDLRISHGVKAPHQFKTWCLGNEMDGPWQIGAKTAVEYGRLANETAKAMRWVDPSLELVACGSSGSGMSTFAEWEATVLDLTYDNVDFLSLHTYYNNNDSDTANFLAKSLDLDQFIDSVAAICDYIKAKKKSKKKIYLSLDEWNVWKSQGSSRMETHWQIAPPEFEDVYNMEDALAVGCCLISLLKHADRVKMACLAQLINTIAPITTENGGPLWLQTTYYPYMHASLYGRGTVLHPLITSPKYDSSDFTDVPYLEAVSVYNEELSEITVFAVNRHLSEGMELSVDLRSFGPTEVIQHTVMEHEDLQAANTKLHPGNVLPHDRGTAVAEDGRITALLSKASWNVIRLRVKS; translated from the coding sequence ATGACCATTAAGGCATCCATGATTGTCGACAAAGACTTCAAGCTGGCTGAGGTAGATCCGCGTCTCTACGGTTCATTCATCGAGCATCTGGGCCGTGCCGTTTACGGGGGGATATATGAGCCGGGGCATGCTACGGCGGACGAGAACGGATTCCGCCAGGATGTTCTGAATGCCGTCCGGGCACTGAATGTTCCCATTATCCGGTATCCCGGCGGCAATTTTGTCTCCGGCTATAACTGGGAAGATGGAGTTGGCCCAAAAGCGGAACGCAAGCAAACACTGGAACTTGCGTGGTGGACCACCGAAACGAATCATGTAGGTACCAATGAGTTCGCAGAATGGGCCAAGCTGGCCGGTTCCGAGGTCATGATGGCTGTGAATCTGGGTACGCGCGGCATTGACGCCGCCAGAAACCTGGTTGAATACTGCAATCATCCCTCCGGCTCCTACTGGAGCGACCTGCGGATCTCCCACGGGGTGAAGGCTCCTCACCAGTTCAAGACCTGGTGCCTCGGCAACGAAATGGATGGACCCTGGCAGATCGGGGCCAAAACCGCTGTGGAATACGGACGGCTCGCCAATGAAACCGCCAAAGCCATGCGCTGGGTGGACCCGTCGCTGGAGCTGGTTGCCTGCGGAAGCTCGGGCAGCGGCATGAGCACTTTTGCCGAGTGGGAAGCGACTGTACTGGATTTGACTTATGACAATGTGGATTTCTTGTCCCTGCATACCTACTACAACAATAACGATAGCGACACCGCCAACTTTCTTGCCAAGTCACTGGATCTGGACCAGTTCATCGACAGCGTGGCAGCGATATGCGATTATATCAAAGCCAAAAAGAAGAGCAAAAAGAAAATTTACTTGTCGCTGGATGAATGGAATGTGTGGAAATCCCAGGGGTCAAGCCGGATGGAAACCCATTGGCAGATTGCTCCGCCGGAATTCGAGGATGTCTATAATATGGAGGATGCATTGGCGGTGGGCTGCTGCCTGATCAGCTTGCTGAAGCATGCAGACCGGGTGAAGATGGCTTGCCTTGCCCAGCTGATCAACACCATTGCACCGATTACGACTGAGAACGGAGGCCCGCTATGGCTCCAGACTACGTATTACCCTTACATGCATGCATCCCTTTACGGACGGGGAACGGTGCTGCATCCGCTTATTACCAGTCCTAAATATGATTCCAGCGATTTCACCGATGTTCCTTACCTGGAAGCAGTAAGCGTATACAATGAGGAGCTTAGTGAAATTACCGTCTTTGCTGTAAACCGCCATCTGAGCGAAGGAATGGAGCTTTCCGTGGATTTGCGCAGCTTCGGACCCACTGAAGTCATTCAGCATACCGTTATGGAGCATGAAGATCTGCAGGCGGCTAACACCAAGCTGCATCCAGGGAATGTCCTGCCTCATGACCGCGGAACAGCGGTGGCAGAGGACGGCCGCATTACCGCCCTTCTGTCCAAAGCTTCGTGGAATGTGATCCGCCTGCGGGTGAAAAGCTAG
- a CDS encoding ArsR/SmtB family transcription factor encodes MYLTTNSESLRVYEALASEVRLRIIDLLSDREMHIKELAASLYLSSAIISSHVAKLQRAGIVSSQMKRIDGGTYKYCSLSANFLQIKLAGSRGISRKVVEVSVPVGHYTDLQAAPTCGIATTEKLIGYYDDPRYFLDPERVDAGILWFAKGYVEYKVPNYLFMDQKVQEIEITMEIGSEAPHVNEKWPSDITFTLNGVELGKWTSPGDFGVMRGRLTPSWWNSNVNQYGLLKVLRINSGGTYIDGQQISAVTLNEVSWQQDQWSFRLTAEDSTRRRGGLTLFGRGFGNYEQDIVFRVYYE; translated from the coding sequence ATGTATTTAACAACGAATTCTGAATCGCTTAGGGTATATGAAGCTTTGGCCAGCGAGGTGCGGCTGCGCATTATTGATCTGCTGAGTGACCGGGAGATGCATATCAAAGAGCTTGCCGCAAGCCTCTATCTGAGCAGTGCCATTATCAGCTCCCATGTCGCCAAGCTGCAAAGGGCCGGCATCGTCAGCTCACAAATGAAAAGAATAGACGGCGGAACCTATAAATACTGTTCACTGTCCGCGAACTTTTTACAGATCAAGCTGGCGGGCTCACGCGGCATTTCCCGAAAAGTGGTTGAGGTATCGGTCCCTGTGGGGCATTATACAGATTTGCAGGCGGCACCAACATGCGGCATTGCTACAACGGAGAAGCTGATCGGTTATTATGATGATCCGCGGTACTTTTTGGACCCGGAGCGTGTAGATGCCGGAATCCTGTGGTTTGCCAAAGGTTATGTGGAATATAAGGTGCCCAATTATCTTTTTATGGATCAGAAGGTGCAGGAGATCGAAATCACCATGGAAATTGGCTCAGAGGCCCCCCATGTGAATGAGAAATGGCCTTCGGATATTACGTTTACCCTGAATGGAGTAGAGTTGGGAAAGTGGACGAGTCCCGGTGACTTCGGCGTAATGAGAGGGCGGCTGACGCCGTCCTGGTGGAATTCCAATGTGAACCAATATGGGCTGCTGAAGGTGCTGCGGATTAATTCCGGAGGGACTTACATAGACGGACAGCAGATTTCTGCGGTGACGCTGAATGAAGTATCCTGGCAGCAGGATCAATGGAGCTTCCGGTTAACCGCTGAAGACAGCACCCGGCGGCGGGGCGGATTAACTTTGTTCGGCCGGGGCTTCGGCAATTACGAGCAGGATATCGTATTCAGGGTATATTACGAATAA
- a CDS encoding acyl-CoA-like ligand-binding transcription factor: MKTEKSGLRERKKDETRRTLIEIALNLAIERGVGQVRVEDIAAAANVSLRTFNNYFPSKEAAIIGNAYQRSEKIAVALADRPPGEALKDSLRAAVLAGFSEPADRQWLAHMILLRDDPALIGAQRKAEIEFERNLAKVIAERTKKDLTRDIYPTLLAAMLIAAVRAAVFFWTSSTPGGPTLHEILDEAISQLGHEH; this comes from the coding sequence ATGAAGACTGAAAAATCCGGTTTGAGAGAACGTAAGAAGGATGAGACACGGCGAACGCTCATCGAAATAGCCCTTAACCTCGCAATCGAAAGGGGGGTTGGCCAGGTTCGGGTTGAGGACATTGCCGCTGCCGCAAATGTCTCCCTGCGAACATTCAATAACTATTTCCCTTCTAAAGAAGCGGCCATCATCGGCAATGCATATCAACGTTCCGAGAAGATTGCTGTTGCGTTAGCCGACCGACCGCCCGGTGAAGCTCTAAAGGACTCGCTCCGGGCCGCAGTTCTTGCCGGGTTTTCAGAGCCAGCGGACCGGCAATGGCTGGCACACATGATCCTCCTTCGGGATGATCCCGCATTGATCGGCGCACAGCGAAAGGCAGAGATCGAGTTCGAACGAAACCTCGCGAAGGTCATCGCAGAACGTACAAAAAAGGATCTGACGCGGGATATCTATCCGACATTATTAGCAGCGATGCTAATTGCCGCGGTACGTGCAGCGGTCTTTTTTTGGACTAGTTCAACTCCGGGAGGGCCAACGCTACACGAAATACTTGATGAAGCCATCAGCCAGTTGGGGCATGAGCATTAA
- a CDS encoding alpha/beta hydrolase family protein has protein sequence MVDDQDTKVAARLKNKIFFERDDIDFTFQWLLSFMHCGGVSQGELFKLARQIDPNSITSYKNEFEKEAIKVEATAEDSLKRGHSFSAGEAFTRAHSYYRAAFYGTFPHEPDFARFHQKSVECFRKALDAKSGQIPHQWVEVEYKGYKFPGCFLKAEHSDVPKPTILFHNGGETHKEDTYFLGGQAAIDRGYNALIIDLPWDVCVRFYEPEATAKNFPKEELHNVYRATTDFLLARPDVDAARLVVSGMSYGGAKTMVHASCDDRFAAAVPNSPVYSMATFIERGMPSFLRGSADEAAKQTEKMPYTGQALFAGSVWSHGFDSIVEWYDAAKEALDVDPRDVKCPLLSMYSEAEHPEMKRQAVETYEKAPNKKNAIFFGTEEDGADLHCQINNLPLSYQVMFDWLDEVLDYNIQTSVEQK, from the coding sequence ATGGTAGATGATCAAGATACAAAGGTCGCAGCGCGTTTGAAAAACAAGATATTCTTCGAGCGTGACGATATCGACTTTACTTTCCAGTGGTTGCTTTCGTTTATGCACTGCGGGGGCGTTTCCCAGGGAGAGCTATTCAAACTCGCCCGGCAGATTGATCCGAATTCCATTACCAGTTATAAGAATGAATTTGAGAAGGAAGCCATTAAAGTTGAGGCAACCGCAGAGGACAGTCTGAAGAGAGGCCACTCCTTTAGCGCCGGTGAGGCGTTTACACGCGCCCACTCGTACTACAGAGCGGCCTTCTACGGTACATTTCCGCACGAACCGGATTTCGCACGGTTTCATCAAAAGAGTGTGGAATGCTTCCGGAAGGCGCTTGATGCGAAATCTGGGCAGATTCCCCATCAGTGGGTGGAGGTGGAATACAAAGGTTATAAGTTCCCAGGCTGCTTTTTGAAGGCTGAGCACAGTGATGTGCCAAAGCCGACGATTCTTTTCCACAACGGTGGAGAGACACACAAGGAGGACACCTACTTCCTCGGAGGACAAGCGGCGATTGACCGGGGATATAATGCGCTGATCATTGATCTTCCTTGGGATGTCTGTGTCAGATTCTATGAACCCGAGGCGACAGCCAAAAACTTCCCGAAGGAGGAGCTGCACAACGTCTATAGAGCCACCACTGATTTCCTCCTCGCCCGCCCTGATGTGGATGCTGCCCGATTGGTCGTAAGCGGTATGAGCTATGGCGGCGCCAAGACAATGGTTCATGCAAGTTGCGATGACCGTTTTGCTGCAGCAGTTCCGAACTCACCGGTATACTCAATGGCTACCTTCATTGAACGCGGCATGCCTTCGTTTCTTCGAGGCAGCGCGGATGAAGCGGCAAAGCAAACTGAAAAGATGCCATATACAGGCCAGGCACTATTCGCCGGATCAGTTTGGTCACACGGCTTCGATAGTATCGTAGAATGGTATGATGCAGCAAAGGAAGCGCTCGACGTTGATCCGCGAGACGTCAAGTGTCCCTTGCTCTCCATGTACTCGGAAGCCGAACATCCTGAGATGAAGAGACAAGCGGTTGAGACTTACGAGAAAGCACCGAACAAGAAGAATGCTATCTTTTTTGGGACTGAAGAGGATGGCGCTGACCTGCACTGTCAAATTAACAATCTGCCGCTTAGCTACCAGGTAATGTTTGATTGGCTGGACGAAGTCCTCGATTATAACATTCAGACTTCAGTTGAGCAGAAATAA
- a CDS encoding putative ABC transporter permease, whose product MLLLGDAPGSLLAGEYFFYFMLYSFLGWVLEGSYNLYSLGTFRKEGFLKGPFKPMYGFAPLLLLAAKDLGLSLPLMILLALIIPSAVEYTSGLLLKSAFHKQWWDYSGMSYQLQGHICLKFSLYWWGLATVCVYGLQPLIERLYLRISALWMLLLPLAALLLAADLLWTCRTRRRSVRGLELGEG is encoded by the coding sequence TTGCTTTTGCTGGGGGATGCTCCGGGTTCGCTGCTGGCCGGTGAATATTTTTTTTATTTTATGCTGTATTCCTTTCTGGGCTGGGTTCTGGAGGGCAGCTATAATCTATACAGCCTGGGAACGTTCCGCAAGGAAGGGTTCCTCAAAGGGCCCTTTAAGCCGATGTACGGCTTTGCCCCGCTGCTGCTGTTGGCTGCCAAGGACCTGGGGCTTTCGCTGCCGCTGATGATCCTGCTGGCGTTAATCATCCCGTCTGCTGTCGAATACACCAGCGGATTGCTGCTGAAGTCTGCTTTTCATAAGCAGTGGTGGGATTATTCGGGGATGTCCTACCAGCTGCAAGGGCACATTTGCCTGAAATTTTCCTTATACTGGTGGGGGCTGGCGACGGTCTGTGTGTATGGCCTGCAGCCGCTCATCGAGAGGCTGTATCTCCGGATTTCCGCATTGTGGATGCTGCTGCTGCCGCTTGCGGCGCTGCTGCTTGCAGCCGATCTGCTCTGGACCTGCCGGACCCGGCGGCGCAGCGTGAGGGGGCTTGAGCTTGGGGAAGGCTAA
- a CDS encoding DUF4362 domain-containing protein has translation MCRIGKASIVIIVMETFIIGILAGLLLVATGKQETRDQSDLITHFDRMDLKRIEKMITGFSEGKGDKLTMLQWGIDSGPFIHDLYNDGREIHWTVDNTRDGMSANPGKTEYVCRAIGLAETADFYRVEVSDCDGYAKDEQISLISFNKDRL, from the coding sequence ATGTGCAGGATTGGAAAGGCCAGCATCGTTATTATTGTGATGGAAACTTTCATCATCGGGATTTTGGCGGGCTTGCTGCTGGTTGCAACGGGCAAGCAGGAGACAAGGGATCAGTCTGATTTGATCACCCATTTTGACCGGATGGATTTGAAGCGGATTGAAAAAATGATCACTGGATTCAGTGAAGGTAAAGGCGATAAGCTAACCATGCTCCAGTGGGGGATAGACAGCGGGCCATTCATTCATGATTTATATAACGATGGCAGGGAGATCCACTGGACCGTGGATAATACCAGAGACGGGATGAGCGCAAATCCAGGAAAGACGGAATATGTATGCAGGGCAATCGGACTTGCCGAGACCGCGGACTTCTACAGGGTTGAGGTTTCGGATTGCGACGGCTATGCCAAGGATGAGCAGATCAGCTTGATTTCGTTCAACAAGGATAGATTATAA
- a CDS encoding NUDIX domain-containing protein, whose protein sequence is MPISEYYRSLRNKVGSGLLMVPSVAAVIRNEEGDILLLRKGGEQLWGLPAGAIEPGETPSRALRREVFEETGLMVNPLRIIGVFGGEKYTYEYINGDRVQYSVIVFECAIVKGTLRSVDGEAEELVFFSGDELPELAIPYPPEIFRGDDAADRAIFE, encoded by the coding sequence ATGCCGATATCTGAATATTACCGCAGTCTGCGCAATAAGGTCGGGAGCGGATTGTTGATGGTGCCGTCTGTCGCAGCAGTGATCCGGAATGAGGAAGGCGATATTCTCCTGCTCCGCAAAGGAGGGGAACAGCTGTGGGGTTTACCCGCAGGTGCCATTGAACCTGGTGAGACCCCCTCAAGGGCACTGCGCCGGGAGGTGTTTGAAGAAACGGGTTTAATGGTGAATCCGCTGCGGATTATTGGCGTATTCGGCGGTGAGAAGTATACATATGAATACATCAACGGGGACCGGGTTCAATATTCGGTCATTGTATTTGAATGTGCAATCGTCAAAGGGACGCTCCGAAGTGTGGACGGGGAGGCAGAAGAGCTGGTGTTTTTTAGCGGGGATGAGCTTCCTGAACTGGCGATCCCCTATCCCCCGGAGATATTTAGGGGAGATGATGCTGCTGATCGGGCCATCTTCGAATAA
- a CDS encoding ribosomal maturation YjgA family protein, which yields MIYSSAVLLAMIMGLGSRAFGERLPPFAASHLGDALWASMIYFACRVLFTRKPLWQSLLLSLCFSFGIEFSQLYQGEWINGLRTTRLGGLILGKGFLWIDLLRYTVGIVFSYALDRFCWPKKSNNDV from the coding sequence ATGATATATAGCTCTGCTGTGCTCCTGGCGATGATCATGGGCCTCGGCTCCAGAGCTTTTGGCGAGCGGCTGCCGCCGTTTGCCGCCAGCCATCTGGGGGATGCACTCTGGGCATCGATGATTTATTTTGCCTGCCGTGTGCTGTTCACCCGGAAACCTCTGTGGCAGTCGCTGCTCCTAAGCCTGTGCTTCAGCTTCGGAATTGAGTTCAGCCAGCTCTACCAGGGGGAATGGATCAACGGGCTGCGGACTACCAGGTTAGGGGGATTAATTCTGGGAAAAGGATTCCTCTGGATTGATCTTCTACGCTATACGGTGGGGATTGTTTTCTCCTATGCCTTGGACCGCTTTTGCTGGCCTAAAAAATCTAATAATGATGTCTAA